A region of Nocardioides alkalitolerans DNA encodes the following proteins:
- the ffh gene encoding signal recognition particle protein, producing the protein MFATLSDRLSDTFKNLRGKGRLSEADIDATAREIRIALLEADVALPVVKQFVGAVKERARGEEVSKALNPAQQIVKIVNEELVAILGGETRRLRYAKNGPTVIMLAGLQGAGKTTLAAKLALWLKDQGKTPILVACDLQRPNAVNQLQVNGERVGVPVYAPEPGNGVGDPVSVARASIEEAKRRLHDVVIVDTAGRLGVDAELMQQAADIRDAVRPDEVLFVVDAMIGQDAVSTAQAFLDGVGYDGVVLTKLDGDARGGAALSIASITGKPVMFASNGEKLTDFDLFHPDRMASRILDMGDMMSLIEQAERTFDAEQAMKAADKLAGRGDGEFTLDDFLEQMQQVRKLGSLSKIMGMLPGMGQFREQLENFDEREIDRIQAIIQSMTPAERANPKIIDGSRRARIAKGSGRQVSDVNQLVDRFFEARKMMQQMARGGGMPGMPGMPGMPGAGGKKAKAKQQPKKGKGRRVSGNPAKAAQQERASKDKAAAASGNPFGGNDEPVDYEKAAAALDLPSDFSKFLK; encoded by the coding sequence TTGTTCGCCACACTCTCCGACCGCCTGTCGGACACCTTCAAGAACCTGCGCGGCAAGGGCAGGCTCTCCGAGGCCGACATCGACGCCACCGCGCGCGAGATCCGCATCGCGCTGCTCGAGGCGGACGTCGCCCTGCCGGTCGTCAAGCAGTTCGTCGGTGCCGTCAAGGAGCGGGCGCGCGGCGAGGAGGTCTCGAAGGCGCTCAACCCGGCGCAGCAGATCGTCAAGATCGTCAACGAGGAGCTCGTCGCCATCCTCGGCGGCGAGACCCGACGGCTGCGGTACGCCAAGAACGGGCCGACGGTCATCATGCTCGCCGGCCTCCAGGGCGCGGGCAAGACGACGCTCGCGGCCAAGCTGGCGCTGTGGCTGAAGGACCAGGGCAAGACCCCGATCCTCGTCGCCTGCGACCTCCAGCGCCCCAACGCGGTCAACCAGCTCCAGGTCAACGGCGAGCGCGTCGGCGTGCCGGTCTACGCCCCGGAGCCGGGCAACGGCGTCGGCGACCCGGTGTCGGTCGCGCGGGCGTCGATCGAGGAGGCCAAGCGCCGCCTGCACGACGTCGTCATCGTCGACACCGCCGGCCGTCTCGGCGTCGACGCCGAGCTCATGCAGCAGGCCGCCGACATCCGCGACGCGGTGCGGCCCGACGAGGTCCTCTTCGTCGTCGACGCCATGATCGGCCAGGACGCGGTCTCGACCGCCCAGGCGTTCCTCGACGGGGTCGGCTACGACGGCGTCGTCCTCACGAAGCTCGACGGCGACGCCCGCGGTGGTGCCGCCCTGTCGATCGCCTCGATCACGGGCAAGCCGGTCATGTTCGCCTCCAACGGCGAGAAGCTGACCGACTTCGACCTCTTCCACCCCGACCGCATGGCCTCCCGCATCCTCGACATGGGCGACATGATGAGCCTGATCGAGCAGGCGGAGCGCACCTTCGACGCCGAGCAGGCGATGAAGGCGGCGGACAAGCTCGCGGGCCGCGGCGACGGGGAGTTCACCCTCGACGACTTCCTCGAGCAGATGCAGCAGGTGCGCAAGCTCGGCTCGCTGTCGAAGATCATGGGGATGCTGCCCGGGATGGGGCAGTTCCGCGAGCAGCTCGAGAACTTCGACGAGCGCGAGATCGACCGGATCCAGGCGATCATCCAGTCGATGACGCCGGCGGAGCGGGCCAACCCGAAGATCATCGACGGTTCGCGCCGGGCGCGCATCGCGAAGGGCTCCGGCCGCCAGGTCTCCGACGTCAACCAGCTCGTCGACCGCTTCTTCGAGGCGCGCAAGATGATGCAGCAGATGGCCCGGGGCGGCGGCATGCCGGGGATGCCGGGCATGCCCGGGATGCCGGGCGCCGGTGGCAAGAAGGCGAAGGCGAAGCAGCAGCCCAAGAAGGGCAAGGGCCGGCGCGTGTCCGGCAACCCGGCCAAGGCGGCCCAGCAGGAGCGGGCGTCGAAGGACAAGGCGGCCGCCGCGAGCGGCAACCCGTTCGGCGGCAACGACGAGCCGGTCGACTACGAGAAGGCCGCCGCGGCGCTCGACCTCCCCTCGGACTTCTCCAAGTTCCTGAAGTGA
- a CDS encoding amidohydrolase family protein produces MTALRFSGPVLPDGEVADLYVVDGHVTYEPQAGAETAAEGWIVPGLVDAHCHIGLDDHGPVSDAEAEEQAIADRDAGALLIRDCGSALDTAWMHEREDLPRLIRAGRHVARTKRYIRGYAHEVEPEDLAARVAEEARAGDGWVKLVGDWIDRETGDLAPSFDAASFAAAIAAAHEQGAKVTAHCFGHDVLAGLLDAGIDCIEHGTGLTPELVERMVAAGTALVPTVMQLDKFPEHARGGAARFPAYAATMTDLHVRRRDTLMGAFEAGVPLYAGSDGGGVARHGNLVGEVVALAALGLPAYDALGAASWRARGWLGWNATLGEGAPADFVVTRADPLADLSTLFAPRAVVLRGRVVAGVR; encoded by the coding sequence ATGACGGCGCTGCGCTTCTCCGGTCCGGTCCTGCCCGACGGTGAGGTCGCGGACCTCTACGTGGTCGACGGGCACGTGACCTACGAGCCCCAGGCCGGCGCTGAGACGGCCGCCGAGGGGTGGATCGTGCCCGGCCTCGTCGACGCCCACTGCCACATCGGTCTCGACGACCACGGCCCCGTCTCGGACGCCGAGGCCGAGGAGCAGGCGATCGCGGACCGCGACGCCGGAGCGCTGCTCATCCGCGACTGCGGCTCGGCCCTCGACACGGCCTGGATGCACGAGCGCGAGGACCTCCCGCGGCTCATCCGGGCCGGCCGGCACGTCGCGCGCACCAAGCGCTACATCCGGGGCTACGCCCACGAGGTCGAGCCGGAGGACCTCGCGGCCCGCGTCGCCGAGGAGGCCCGGGCCGGCGACGGCTGGGTCAAGCTGGTGGGGGACTGGATCGACCGCGAGACCGGCGACCTCGCGCCGTCGTTCGACGCGGCGTCCTTCGCCGCCGCGATCGCCGCCGCGCACGAGCAGGGCGCCAAGGTCACGGCGCACTGCTTCGGCCACGACGTCCTCGCCGGGCTGCTCGACGCGGGCATCGACTGCATCGAGCACGGCACGGGGCTGACGCCGGAGCTCGTGGAGCGGATGGTCGCGGCGGGCACCGCCCTGGTGCCGACGGTGATGCAGCTCGACAAGTTCCCCGAGCACGCGCGCGGCGGGGCGGCCCGGTTCCCGGCCTACGCCGCCACGATGACCGACCTGCACGTGCGTCGCCGCGACACGCTCATGGGCGCCTTCGAGGCGGGGGTGCCGCTCTACGCCGGGTCCGACGGCGGCGGCGTCGCCCGCCACGGCAACCTCGTGGGCGAGGTCGTCGCGCTCGCTGCGCTCGGCCTCCCCGCGTACGACGCGCTCGGCGCCGCGTCGTGGCGGGCGCGCGGCTGGCTCGGCTGGAACGCGACGCTGGGGGAGGGCGCGCCGGCCGACTTCGTGGTCACGCGCGCCGATCCGCTGGCCGATCTCTCGACCCTCTTCGCGCCCCGCGCCGTCGTGCTCCGCGGCCGTGTGGTGGCGGGCGTCCGCTGA
- a CDS encoding ABC transporter family substrate-binding protein, whose product MAAIAVTLALTACSAPEDESEEQAREDSDRVAAGEAPDAITIGWNQPYYSYNDDTSDGNATANSIINYMLRGDLFYYDENQELIRDESLGTFEKTSDDPLTVEYTVADDATWSDGTPMDATDLLLSFVGQSGNFNTIDAADDVSNLGGEVFFNSSSAGLPLVTETPELSNDNKTLTLVYSEPFADWEVALDFGVPAHVTAMKGLGIEDPQEAKDAFVEAVQNNDAAALSPIAEFWNTGYDFTSLPEDELLYLSSGAYEMTDFVEGEYVTLTANPDYDGERPAAINEVTVTYNEDPLAQVQQLQNGELDLFGPQATTDVVEALEAVDQAEIETGVDATYEHIDLVQNNGGPFDPAAYGGDAETALQVRQAFLTAYPRKDIVDTLIKPINPDAEVRNSFLVTPGAPSYDAVSEAGGMQEAYGDGDAEAAAQILADAGVEGPIDVRVLIPADNQRRSDQFDIVQPILAEAGFNLIADRRGTWGEDLGDGTYDAVSFGWQSTSTAVTESQATYVTGGLNNLIGYSNPEVDALFDDLAVTSDADEQEGIQEEIEALLVEDAIGSTVFQFPAVVAYNKEVLGNVTAAPLNPTIFYGYWNWTGPEEE is encoded by the coding sequence GTGGCCGCGATCGCGGTCACCTTGGCGTTGACCGCGTGCTCGGCACCGGAGGACGAGAGCGAGGAGCAGGCCCGGGAGGACTCCGACCGAGTCGCTGCCGGCGAGGCGCCCGACGCGATCACGATCGGCTGGAACCAGCCGTACTACTCGTACAACGACGACACGTCGGACGGCAACGCCACCGCCAACTCGATCATCAACTACATGCTCCGTGGCGACCTCTTCTACTACGACGAGAACCAGGAGCTCATCCGCGACGAGTCCCTGGGCACGTTCGAGAAGACGAGCGACGACCCGCTGACGGTCGAGTACACCGTCGCCGATGACGCCACGTGGTCCGACGGCACGCCGATGGACGCGACCGACCTCCTGCTGTCCTTCGTGGGCCAGAGCGGCAACTTCAACACCATCGACGCGGCGGACGACGTCAGCAACCTGGGTGGCGAGGTCTTCTTCAACTCCTCGTCGGCCGGCCTCCCGCTGGTGACCGAGACGCCCGAGCTCAGCAACGACAACAAGACGCTGACGCTGGTCTACTCCGAGCCCTTCGCCGACTGGGAGGTGGCGCTCGACTTCGGCGTCCCCGCCCACGTCACCGCGATGAAGGGCCTCGGCATCGAGGACCCGCAGGAGGCGAAGGACGCCTTCGTCGAGGCGGTCCAGAACAACGACGCCGCCGCGCTCTCGCCGATCGCCGAGTTCTGGAACACCGGCTACGACTTCACGTCGCTGCCCGAGGACGAGCTGCTCTACCTGTCGAGCGGCGCCTACGAGATGACGGACTTCGTCGAGGGCGAGTACGTGACCCTCACGGCGAACCCCGACTACGACGGAGAGCGTCCGGCCGCGATCAACGAGGTCACGGTCACCTACAACGAGGACCCGCTCGCGCAGGTCCAGCAGCTCCAGAACGGCGAGCTCGACCTCTTCGGCCCGCAGGCCACGACCGACGTCGTCGAGGCGCTCGAGGCCGTCGACCAGGCCGAGATCGAGACCGGCGTCGACGCGACCTACGAGCACATCGACCTCGTGCAGAACAACGGTGGTCCGTTCGACCCGGCGGCCTACGGCGGCGACGCCGAGACGGCGCTGCAGGTCCGCCAGGCGTTCCTCACGGCGTACCCGCGCAAGGACATCGTCGACACGCTGATCAAGCCGATCAACCCCGACGCCGAGGTGCGCAACTCGTTCCTCGTCACCCCGGGCGCGCCGTCGTACGACGCGGTCTCCGAGGCCGGCGGCATGCAGGAGGCCTACGGCGACGGTGACGCCGAGGCGGCCGCGCAGATCCTGGCCGACGCCGGGGTCGAGGGCCCGATCGACGTCCGTGTGCTGATCCCGGCCGACAACCAGCGCCGTTCGGACCAGTTCGACATCGTCCAGCCGATCCTGGCGGAGGCGGGCTTCAACCTGATCGCCGACCGTCGCGGCACGTGGGGCGAGGACCTGGGTGACGGCACGTACGACGCCGTCTCCTTCGGCTGGCAGTCGACCTCCACCGCGGTGACCGAGTCGCAGGCGACCTACGTCACCGGCGGCCTCAACAACCTCATCGGCTACAGCAACCCCGAGGTCGACGCGCTGTTCGACGACCTCGCGGTCACCTCGGACGCCGACGAGCAGGAGGGCATCCAGGAGGAGATCGAGGCGCTCCTGGTGGAGGACGCGATCGGTTCGACCGTCTTCCAGTTCCCGGCGGTCGTGGCCTACAACAAGGAGGTCCTGGGCAACGTGACGGCTGCGCCGCTCAACCCGACGATCTTCTACGGCTACTGGAACTGGACCGGTCCCGAGGAGGAGTGA